TTATCTTTCATAAACTGTGTAGCGATATTTTTTTAAAAGCAGAGAGGCTTTATTGCAGGCCCCCTCTTCATAAAACTCAATTCGCAGAACACCCTGTTCAAACTCCCTGTTATGAATGATGCCTATATTTTTTATGCTGATAAGATTAGTGGCTAACAGTGTTGCTACCGTAGCAATAGCTCCGGCTTCATCAATAACATCCAGATAAATTTCATAAGACCTATTGATTAGACCGGTGACTTTCACCGGAAGAGAATCTCTGTAATCTCCGGCAGTCTCAAAGAATTCAAACAAATAAGAGGCATCTTGGCTTGACAATGCATCTGAAACATCTTGAAGGGAGGTAATATACAGCTTAAGAAATTGTTTAATGCTGACCGTATTGGTCAGACATATATTCTGCCACATAACCGGTGATGAAGAAGCGATTCTTGTAATATCCTTAAAACCACCTGCTGCAAGGGTTTTCATCTTTTCTTCAGGATCGTCGGAGTCCTTAACCATATTAACCAAAGCAGCGGCAATAATATGAGGTACGTGACTTATAGCAGCTGTTATATCGTCATGTTCACCTGCATTTATTATGACCGGAATGGCACTCATGGATACTACCAGACTGCGTAAAAACTCTAATCTATCAGGAGGCGTTAAGTCAGTAGGAGAGAGGATATAATATGCATTTTCAAGTAAACGACTGGAAGAACTTTCATAACCTGTTTTTTCAGAACCTGCCATCGGGTGACCACCAATAAAATTTCTGTCAAGGTTCAGTTCCAGCGCGGCTTTATGTATATTACCCTTTACACTCCCAACATCCGTTATGATACAATCTGATTTAATGATGCTTTTAAGTTGGCTAAGATAAGATATATTTGATAAGACCGGTGCACATAAAAAGATGATATCACAAACAGAAAAATCCGTTAAATCTTCTGTTATTATATCCAGTATCCGGTCCTCTTTTGCCCCTATCAAACCGATTGATGGTTTTTTCTTACTATAGTGATAGGCTAATAAAGTGTTCTTTGGATTTAGCTCTTTCAGGGCACGTGCAATAGAGCCGCCTATTAATCCAAAGCCAATAAAGCCAACGGTTATGCTATCCATAATACAATGATTGCCACATACAAAATATTGAAATACGTATCATTGGTTGAAAGAATGGTAATGTGGCATCCTCCCTGTTATTGATTTTCCTTCATCCTAACATGATTGGTCTGACCGAGTATGATACATAATACTCCTTAAAAAGGTGGCTACTAGAATTTTCTACCCATCAATTCTGCAAATGGTCTAAGTTCCTGGCACAGTTCTTCGAATTGAGGAAAAGTCAGAGACTGAGGGCCATCGGATAAAGCAATTGCAGGATTGGGATGCGTTTCTATCATTAAGCCATCCGCACCTGCTGCAACGGCACATCTAGCTAAAGGGTTCACATATTCTCTTACACCGGTAGCATGGCTTGGGTCAACAATAATCGGCAGATGACTTTTGGATTTTATTACAGGAACAGCACTGATGTCTAGAGTGTTCCTTGTTGCCGTTTCAAAGGTACGTATACCTCGTTCGCATAATACCACGTTAGGATTTCCTTCTGCAATAATGTATTCAGCAGCATTCAGCCATTCATCTATGGTAGCAGATAATCCGCGTTTTAACAAGACGGGAAGACCGGTTTTTCCTGCTTCTTTTAAAAGATAAAAATTCTGCATATTTCTTGCTCCGATTTGAAGCATGTCAACATATTTTACTGCTGATTCAATGGCAGCAAGGCTGGTTACTTCACAAACGACAGCTAATCCTGTTTCTTCTCTGGCTTCCTTCATGTACTTTAAACCTTCTTCCTCCAATCCCTGGAATGCATAAGGTGAAGTTCTTGGCTTATAAGCACCACCTCTTAAAATCTGAGCACCGGATTTTTTGATAGCATGTGCTGTATCAAAAAGCTGTTCTCTGCTTTCAACGGCACAGGGTCCGGACATAATTACAAGATTACCGCCTCCAATCGATACATTGCCAACCTTTACTATAGAGGGCTCAGGATGAAACTTTTTATTTGCTAATTTATAAGATTCGGTAACGGGAACGATACGTTCTACTTCCGGAGCAATTTCAAGATTCTGATCGTGAAGTTTTGTTTTATCACCGACAACGCCAATAATAGTTACTTCCTTACCATCTGAAATATGGGCGCTCAACCCCTTATCTTCAATAATTCTAATAATATTTTTTATGGATTCTTTTTTCGCATTTTGTTTCATAACAATTATCATTTTGTACCCTGAGTGTACACAAGCTTTGGGTGTACACACACTGCAACCTTATCGTGTTGCAGTATCCTTTCTTTAATTTTCTATACCTATAGAAACATACCTGACAGTATATACTGGCATATGTATTTTTTACTTATACTAATTCTACTCCATTCACAAATAAATGTCAATACTGCAAAACATTAAAGCGTAACAGTTTAAAGTGTAGCGGTTTAAAGTGAAAAATACTTTCGGAAAAATAGTAGGAATTAATAGAATAATCAGGAAGAATGTATGAAATCATAGAAATATAACATATATATGCTGCAAAGATTCAATATTATTATGATGGACAAATTAAATCTGTTAATTATAGATAATTAAGTTGTAATATCAGACATTATTTAGTAAAATATATACATAGGTATATTACGGTATTATATCCATAATGTAGAAATGCCCTAATGTATTTACAAAAATATTATTCATGGAGGAAAAAGTATGAATGTTTACACTTCAGAAAAGATTCGAAATGTTGTTCTGTTAGGCCACGGCAGCTGTGGCAAGACTACTTTAGTCGAAGCCATGGCATACTCCACGGGAATTACAAAGAGACAAGGTAAAGTTGAAGAAGGTAATACCATTAGTGATTATGACAAGGAAGAAGTGAAACGACTTTTTTCAATCAGTACCACAGTCGTTCCAATTGCTTACGAGGATACAAAAATAAACATATTGGATACACCTGGATATTTTGACTTTGTAGGTGAAGTGGAAGAAGCTATGCAGGCTGCGGATGCCGCCGTAATTGTTATAGCTGCAAAATCAGGAGTTGAGGTTGGTACCTTAAAGGCATGGGAATACTGCGAAAAGTATAATCTGCCCAGAATGTTTTTTGTAACGGATATGGATGACGATAATGCCAGCTACCGTCAGGTAGTAGAAGCTTTGACCGAGAATTTCGGTAAACGGATTGCACCCTTTCATATACCAATCAGAGAAAATGGTAAATTTGTAGGTTTTGTAAACGTAGTTAAGATGGCAGGAAGAAGATTTACCACAATGGGAAAATATGAAGAATGCCCCATTCCCGACTATTCCAAGGAAAATCTGAATAAATTCAGAGAAACGCTTTTAGAGGCAGTGGCTGAGACCAATGAAGAATTAATGGAGAAGTATTTTTCAGGAGAAGATTTTACCCAGGAGGAGATATCCACAGCACTCCGTGGGAATGTCATAGATGGAACTGTAGTTCCGGTTTTAATGGGGTCCGGTTTATATGCACAAGGAGCCTTAATGTTGTTACAAGCTATTGAAAAGTATTTCCCTGCGCCGAATAAACGGCAGTGTAGTGGAAAGTTATTAAAATCCAGTGAAATATTTCATGCTGATTATAAAGAGGATTTACCTATGTCTGCAAAAGTTTTTAAAACCATTGCTGATCCGTTCATCGGTAAATTTACATTATTTAAAGTGTGTTCTGGTGTATTAAATTCAGATTCTGTCATATACAATGCTGCAAAAGGCACAGAAGAAAAAATTTCAAGGTTATACATATTAAGAGGAAAAGAACAGATTGAAGTCACTAAGTTACATGCCGGAGATATCGGAGCAATCGGAAAACTTTCGGATACTGCCACAGGAGATACCTTATCCTCAAAAGCAGTACCTATAGAGTATGCAGTACCGGTTATGCCAAAACCTTATACCAGTCAGCGGTTTAAAACAAGAAATAAAGGAGATGACGATAAGGTCGCACAGGCATTATCTAAGTTAATGGATGAAGATTTAACCTTGAAGGTAGTAAATGACAACGAGAACCGCCAGACTTTGTTATATGGCATCGGAGAACAGCAGCTTGATGTTACTGTGCATAAATTATTCACTAGATATAAGGTAGAAATAGACATTATGAAACCGAAAGTTCCTTACCGTGAAACCTTACGGAAGAAGGTAAAGGTACAGGGGAAATATAAAAAGCAGTCAGGAGGTCACGGACAATACGGTGATGTTCATATAGAATTCGAACCTTTGGGAGATAACGAAAAGATATTCGTTTTTGAAGAAAAAATATTCGGAGGCAGTGTGCCTAGGAATTACTTTCCGGCGGTGGAAAAAGGAATTGCTGAATGCGTGTTAAAAGGTCCTTTGGCGGGCTATCCGGTAGTAGGATTAAAAGCAGTACTTGTAGATGGCTCCTACCATCCGGTGGATTCCTCTGAAATGGCATTTAAAATGGCTACGATTCAAGCTTTTAAACAGGGATTCATGGAGGCGTCTCCAGTACTATTAGAGCCAATAGGTTCCTTAAAGGTAATGATACCCGATAAATTCACGGGAGATATTATGGGTGACCTGAATAAGCGTCGTGGAAGGGTTCTTGGAATGAATCCTCTTCCTAATAATAAACAGGAAATTCTTGCTGATATTCCGTTAGCCGAACTTTACGGATATTCCACCGATTTACGCTCTATGACCGGAGGTGCCGGCGATTTTTCCTATGACTTTGCCAGATATGAACAGGCACCGGCAGACATTCAACAAAAAGTAATTGAAGAAAATGAGAAAGAATTAATGGCAAGTGGGGAATAATCAAAATACGCTGAATCAGCTTCTTAAAGATATTATGACAAAGCTGGTTCAGCTTTTTTAGTATATGCTCAATCTATATCTTTAACGATTCTTTAACTAATCTTAAGAAAAATGTACTATAAAAGGAAAATTTTTAGGGTTATAATGGGATTTGAGGTACCATCGCAAACTTGAATATGATTTGGCATAACTACATTATAATAATTTTTGTATATACATTTAAAAAATATAATAAAATTATAGTTATCAAAGGATAGCGAGGAATTAACCGATGAATTTTAATATAAGAAGTAAGATATCTAAAGTGACCTCTACGGGAAGAGTTTGTAGTCGTAATTCATATTATTTAAAGAAACGAAAAGAGCGAATTAAAAACACAGCCATATTGTTTGAATCAAAAGCAGGAGCAGATTTAGCCGGTAATATTTTTTACCTGCTCAAAGAATTGACTAAAACAGAGTATAATAAATTTCAATGTTATCTTAGTGTAAACATGGCAAGTAAAGTAAGAATTCAAAGGCTGCTTAAGAAATATCAGCTTTATAATATCTTACTGATTGATATGGATTCTAAAAAATATTTAGAAATACTGGCTACTGCAAAGTATATTGTTAATGACACCAGTTTTCCCACCTGGTTCTATAAAAGGACAGAACAGGTATATTTAAACACTTGGCATGGAACTCCTTTAAAACGCATGGGATATGAAGTAGAAAACCGTGCGTATGCCATGGGAAATATTCAGAAGAATTTTCAGGTTGCTGACTATTTATTATATCCGAATGATTATATGAAAGAAAAGATGCTAAATGCATACCACCTTAATAACACATATCAAGGAAAGGTTCTTTGCGAGGGTTACCCAAGAAATGCTGTGTTTTACCAAAATGACCGTATACAGAAAGTTAGGAAAGAATTAAAATTAACGAATCAGCAGGTTATTGTTTATATGCCTACCTGGCGTGGGACCTTAACAGAAACTAATAATACGGAGCAGATAGAAGCATGTGCCTGTAACTTTGCATTACTGGATAAGTTATTGAAGAATAACCAGGTGTTCTATGTAAAATTCCATGTATTTTTACAGAACAGCTTTGATTTTACTCAATATTCTCATATAAAGCCATTTCCGAAAGAGTATGAAACTTATGATTTTTTAAATGCCGCAGATGTTTTGGTTACTGATTATTCAAGTGTTTTTTTTGACTTTGCTAATACCAGAAAGAAAATTATTTTATTTACGTATGACCGTAAAGACTATTTAGATGAGAGAGGACTATATATCCCAATTAATTCGCTGCCATTTCCTCAAGCAGAAAATGTAACAGAATTAAATGAAGAACTAAACCGTCCTAAAGAATATGATGAAGCAGACTTTTTAAGAACCTACTGTACCTATGACAATATGAACGCAGCTAACAGGATTGCCAGACATGTTTTCCTTCAGCAGAAAGTATGTAAAGAAGAAAAAGCAAGAGAAAATGGAAAACAAAACATTTTAATATACTGCTCCAATCTGGCAAAAAATGGTATCACAACATCTATGTTAAATTTGATACATCTGGTGGACAGAGAAAAGGCTAATTATTTTTTCTTTTTTAAACAAAATCAATTTGCCAAAACCCCAACGCGGCTGTCAGTAGTTCCGCCTAATACCGGAATAATGCCACTTTGCGGCAGTACTATTGAATGGACCTGGTTGGAAGCTGTCCTTCACAAATTGTATTTTAGACTTCATATTGATTCAAAATTTATACAAAAACATATGAACTCCCTGTATCAAAGAGAGTACGATAAACGGTTTCATAATGTACGGATTGATAAGGTGGTACATTTTACCGGATATGCACCGGATATAACCTTATATTTGCAGCAGGCTAAGGCTCCTAAAGTCATCTTTGTGCATAATGATATGTACGAGGAATATAAGGAAAAGCAGAATTTTGACCTTAATATTCTAAAACATGCATTTGAAAGTTATAATAAAATTATAGCAGTAAGTGATGCAACTAGAATCTCTATTAAAAAAATCGGTAATTTTATGGATAAAGTTGAGGTATTGCAAAACGCTCATAATGTTGACGGAATAATTGAAAAAGCAAACCTACCATTTATTATGGAAGAGGAAACGGAACTTTCTGTACCTTATGAGGAGTTTACCTCTATGTTAGAAGGTGATTCTATGAAATTTATTACCATTGGACGCTTTTCGCCGGAAAAGGGACATATAAAATTAATGTCTGCTTTTAATCAATTTCACAAGAAGCATCCTGGTACTAAACTTATTATTATAGGCGGCTATGGTGTTCTGCACCAGAAAACAGTGGAATATTCAAAAAAATTAGATTGTGCAAAAGATATTTATATCGTAAAATCAACTTCAAATCCTTTTACAATACTCAAACGATGCCATTTATTCCTTTTACCATCTGACCGAGAACCACTTGGTTTAGTGTTATTAGAAGCGGATACCTTAGGAATACCGATTGTTGCAACTAATATTCCGGGATCAGGAGATTTTATCAGGGAACATAAAGGCTATCTTGTGGAAAACAGTGAGAATGGATTATTAAAAGGTATGAACGAGTTTATAGAAGGAAAAGTGAAACCCCTGAATATTTCTTTTACACAATATAATCAATCCATTGTAAATCAATTCGAAGAATTAATATCAGTTAATGAGTCAGAAAAATAAGATTCATTCGAAAATTAGAATGGAAAGGTTGAAAGAAAATATATGATAGAAAGGATGCCATGAACGGATTCTTTCAACTTGTTAGTGGCAGTATCGCAAGCAGACTTGCGATAGCAGCGGGAGCTAAACATGAAAGTCGGAATTATAACCATATCCTCAGCTCATAATTATGGTTGCATGCTGCAAGCCTGGGGCTTGCAGGAATATGTTAAAAAACTGGGTTATGAAGTTGATATAATTAATCTCAGACTAGATTGCATAGATAACCTTTATAAACCACTTAATTTATATAAAGGTTTAGTGAAAGCTAAAAGATTTCGTAAACTACGTGCTTTTCTGTGGCAAAATCTAAAAACAAAAGGAATCCGTGCCAAACGTAAATATTTAAAATTTGAAGCATTTATTGCAAAGCAACTGCATACGACTACCTGCTATCGAAGTTATCAGGAATTAGTTGATGCAAAAGTTGGAGATGCCTATGATATATTAATAACCGGCAGTGACCAGGTTTGGAATGGAGCTATAACCGGCGGTTTAAATCGTGCATTTTTCTTAGATTTCACGAATAAACCGGTTAGAAAGATATCGTTTGCCTCTAGTGTTGGTAAGACTGTGTTAAAAGATTACGAGAAAGATTTCTTTCAACACTATTTAGAGAATTTTGATGCAATCGCAGTAAGAGAAGAATCCGCAAAAGAAATGCTATCAACGCTAACGAATAAATCGATTGATGTAGTTGTAGATCCTACCTTGTTATTGGAGGGCTCTGATTTTGATAACTTAAAGAAGAGACCAAACTATAACAGAGGCTATATATTAGTTCATGTCATCAATGCAGATTCTATGGTTCGTCCTATTGCAGAGAAATTATCAAAACTTACAGGGCTTCCGGTTATTCATAATAGGTCGGACAAGCGTTATTCCAATGAATTAGGGAGATTTGACGATGCTGGCGTTGAAGAGTTCTTAGGTCTGATAGAACAGGCTGCTTACGTTGTAACGAATTCTTTTCATGCAACTGTATTTGCAATCATTTACAGGCGTAAGTTCTTCACCATACCACACGAAAAATACCCCGAAAGAATGGTACATTTGTTAAGTATGTTGGAACTAAGCAACTATTTAGTCAAAGATGTGCAAGATATTCCCACTAATCTAAATGGTTTAGACTATCACTATGACAAGGTGTATGAATTATTGGATATCCAAAGAAAACATTCGCAGAATATTCTAAGGAATGAATTGGAGAACGAAAGCACATACTCTACAATATACAAATAAACAGCTATAACATCAAAAAACCGGAATCGTATTTTATGATTCTGGTTTTTTGATGTGGGAACCGTATCAATCTGTATACATCCTCTATATAATTCGTATTGTAACCTATAATAATTCTATATATAAATGAATTTTCTGATTCAGATTATGTATTGTAAAAATTATCTTGAAAATATTTCGAAAACTCGGAATATTTCAAATACAGGAAAAATTTATTGTTTTATTGAAAGGAAAAAATTAATAGTACAAAAATTTATTGTTTTTTTATTGAATTATAAACAAAAATATTATAGAATTATATGGAAAGGAGGGCACAAAGAGACTTAGTACATAAATTTAGTTCTCTGAGTTCTCATTTATGTCCTTAAATGTCAGTATGAACGCGGCAGTTTTATAGCAGATGCTTCTAGCTTATCAGATTTTTATACCACTTATCATTATTTAATGTAAAAAGTCCGGTATTTTCAAAGATGTTTCGGCGAGTTCCCGGTATATGAAATTATATGATGTATCATGCAATAGCTCAACTGTTGTTAAATACATTTTGAAATGTATTTTCACTGATATTAGGGCGGGGGCATGCTTTATCTACGTGCATGCAATTTGTAACTTGTAAACCATATGATTCAAGGCAGTGAAATTAACTGCCAAAAGGCAGAATGGAGGATAACATGAATACTAATTTTTTGTTAAAAATCAAGGAGTCAATCTCCGCAGTCCTGCCCATTACCATATTGGTTCTTGTACTAAATTTTACAATCGTTCCAATGAGTACAGGTACACTTCTTATGTTCCTGGTAGGTGCATTAATGCTTATTCTAGGTATGGGCTTGTTTACTTTAGGTGCCGATATTTCTATGATGGTAATGGGTGAAAAAATCGGTTCCTTTCTGGCACATTCTAGGAAAATATGGGTATTAATACCAATTACTTTTCTTATGGGTGTTCTTATAACAATCGCTGAACCTGACTTACAGGTTTTAGCCAGACAAACGCCTGGTGTACCTGACCCTGTTTTAATTTGGGCAGTTGCTTTGGGTGTAGGTATTTTTCTTATTGCAGCATTTCTTAGGACTTTACTGCAAATCAGACTCTCTTATATTCTGATTGTTTTATATTCTATTGTTTTTATACTTGCTGCTTTTGCACCTAATAACTTTATTGCTGTAGCTTTTGATTCCGGCGGAGTAACAACAGGCCCTATTACAGTACCTTTTATTATGGCACTTGGTATCGGTATGGCGGCCGTACGTACAGACAAAGCATCTCAGGAAGACAGTTTTGGCATGGTAGCACTATGTTCCGTGGGACCAATACTGGCAGTTTTACTGTTAGGTATTTTTTATCATCCCACAGGTTCTGAATATTCTGTTATAAAGACAGCAGAAAGCAACAGTTTTGCTTACATCATAAAAGAGTTTTTGCATCATTTTCCTGATTATATGAAAGAAGTGGCTATTGCATTATCACCAATATTGATTTTCTTTCTGGTCTTTCAGGCTACTGTATTAAAAATACCTGTAAAGCCTTTAATAAAAATAATGATTGGATTGTTGTATACGTATTTAGGCCTTGTTTTATTTTTAACTGGAGTTAATGTTGGTTTTATGCCCGCAGGTTATTTTATTGGCGGTGAAATTATCAGTGGTAATTATTCCTGGCTCTTAATACCTCTTGGAATGGTAATAGGTTTTGTTATTGTAGCTGCTGAACCGGCAGTTCACGTATTGAATAAACAAGTAGAAGAGATCTCAGAAGGTAATATTACCGGAAAATCCATGCTTTTAAGCCTTTCTATCGGAGTAGCGATTTCTGTTGGTCTGGCAATGTTAAGAGTATCAACCGGTCTGTCAATTTGGTATTTAGTCGTTCCCGGATATTTATTAGCTGTCATTATGACATTTTTTGTACCGCCAATCTTTACTTCTATTGCTTTTGATTCTGGCGGTGTAGCATCCGGACCTATGACGGCAACCTTTCTGTTACCGATGGCTATGGGAGCTTGTAATGCGGTAGGCGGTGATATGCTGTTAGATGCTTTTGGAATTGTAGCTATGGTAGCTATGACACCACTAATAACAATACAGGCACTGGGACTCTTATATCGTTTTAAAACCAAACGCAGTCAAATACTTGAAACTGCCAGTGAGCCGGGTATTGGAGAGTTTATTTTTTATGATTTGGATGAGTATGAAGAGGATTTTATAGATATGAGTGCTGATAATGATACGATAGAAGGTGAAGGCACAAAGGTAATATAAAAATATATAAATAATATCACCAGTGTATTAAGGAATAGTATCTTATTAGTAATATTGGAAAGAAAATATAGAAGAAAGGGATGCCACATGTGGATTCTTACAACCAGTTTCTGTGGCAATAACGCACGATTGTTGTTTGCGTTATGGTAGGATATCATGGAAGGTATAAAACCTAAAATATTAAAGAAAAAGCTATTGGTTGCTATTATTGATTCTATACAAGAAAAACAGCTTACAGACATATATCTAGAAAATCACCTGCCTCTTAATGTTGTTACGCATGGTCATGGTACTGCAAGTTCAGAGATGCTTGATTATCTGGGTTTGGGAGAAACAAAGAAAAGTCTGACAATTAGCGTGATAAGTGAAGATAAGATATCATTTATATTAGGACTGCTGGCTCAAAAACTACATTTTGAACAACCAGGAAAAGGTGTAGCTTTTACCTTGCCGATATCTTGTATAAGTAGTATTATTACCTCAATGGATGTGGAGAATATGGCAAACCCAAGTGCCGGAAGTGTATGTGAGGAGAAATCAATGAAAAAAGAAAGAAAGCATGAACTAATTTTAATTATTGTAAATCAAGGTTATGCAGACCAGACTATGGAAGCTGCTAAAAAAGCCGGTGCAAATGGTGGAACGGTCGTACACGCCCGTGGCCTTGGCGACGCAGAAGCGGCTAAATTCTTAGAAATCACTGTACAGCCTGAAAAGGAACTAATATTAATATTAACAAATAGAGAAGATAAAATGAAGATTATGGAAAGTGTAAATTTAGAGGTTGGTCTTACCACCCAAGGAAAAGGTATTATGTTCTCCTTACCTGTTGATGAAACAGTAGGGATAGGAGCAGACATGTAAGGAGGTTGCATTCATATCTTCTAAAAGCAGAATATCCATCCGGCAAATTAGTACATTATCTTAAACATTAACTAGACCTGTTCAAAATTATACATTAATATGAATAGGTCTAGTTTAATATTTTCTGGTAGTGCTTTATGTCAAGCTATAAAAAAATAAAAAAACAGTGTACGA
The nucleotide sequence above comes from Anaerocolumna cellulosilytica. Encoded proteins:
- a CDS encoding prephenate dehydrogenase, with protein sequence MDSITVGFIGFGLIGGSIARALKELNPKNTLLAYHYSKKKPSIGLIGAKEDRILDIITEDLTDFSVCDIIFLCAPVLSNISYLSQLKSIIKSDCIITDVGSVKGNIHKAALELNLDRNFIGGHPMAGSEKTGYESSSSRLLENAYYILSPTDLTPPDRLEFLRSLVVSMSAIPVIINAGEHDDITAAISHVPHIIAAALVNMVKDSDDPEEKMKTLAAGGFKDITRIASSSPVMWQNICLTNTVSIKQFLKLYITSLQDVSDALSSQDASYLFEFFETAGDYRDSLPVKVTGLINRSYEIYLDVIDEAGAIATVATLLATNLISIKNIGIIHNREFEQGVLRIEFYEEGACNKASLLLKKYRYTVYER
- the aroF gene encoding 3-deoxy-7-phosphoheptulonate synthase encodes the protein MIIVMKQNAKKESIKNIIRIIEDKGLSAHISDGKEVTIIGVVGDKTKLHDQNLEIAPEVERIVPVTESYKLANKKFHPEPSIVKVGNVSIGGGNLVIMSGPCAVESREQLFDTAHAIKKSGAQILRGGAYKPRTSPYAFQGLEEEGLKYMKEAREETGLAVVCEVTSLAAIESAVKYVDMLQIGARNMQNFYLLKEAGKTGLPVLLKRGLSATIDEWLNAAEYIIAEGNPNVVLCERGIRTFETATRNTLDISAVPVIKSKSHLPIIVDPSHATGVREYVNPLARCAVAAGADGLMIETHPNPAIALSDGPQSLTFPQFEELCQELRPFAELMGRKF
- a CDS encoding elongation factor G, whose product is MNVYTSEKIRNVVLLGHGSCGKTTLVEAMAYSTGITKRQGKVEEGNTISDYDKEEVKRLFSISTTVVPIAYEDTKINILDTPGYFDFVGEVEEAMQAADAAVIVIAAKSGVEVGTLKAWEYCEKYNLPRMFFVTDMDDDNASYRQVVEALTENFGKRIAPFHIPIRENGKFVGFVNVVKMAGRRFTTMGKYEECPIPDYSKENLNKFRETLLEAVAETNEELMEKYFSGEDFTQEEISTALRGNVIDGTVVPVLMGSGLYAQGALMLLQAIEKYFPAPNKRQCSGKLLKSSEIFHADYKEDLPMSAKVFKTIADPFIGKFTLFKVCSGVLNSDSVIYNAAKGTEEKISRLYILRGKEQIEVTKLHAGDIGAIGKLSDTATGDTLSSKAVPIEYAVPVMPKPYTSQRFKTRNKGDDDKVAQALSKLMDEDLTLKVVNDNENRQTLLYGIGEQQLDVTVHKLFTRYKVEIDIMKPKVPYRETLRKKVKVQGKYKKQSGGHGQYGDVHIEFEPLGDNEKIFVFEEKIFGGSVPRNYFPAVEKGIAECVLKGPLAGYPVVGLKAVLVDGSYHPVDSSEMAFKMATIQAFKQGFMEASPVLLEPIGSLKVMIPDKFTGDIMGDLNKRRGRVLGMNPLPNNKQEILADIPLAELYGYSTDLRSMTGGAGDFSYDFARYEQAPADIQQKVIEENEKELMASGE
- a CDS encoding glycosyltransferase produces the protein MNFNIRSKISKVTSTGRVCSRNSYYLKKRKERIKNTAILFESKAGADLAGNIFYLLKELTKTEYNKFQCYLSVNMASKVRIQRLLKKYQLYNILLIDMDSKKYLEILATAKYIVNDTSFPTWFYKRTEQVYLNTWHGTPLKRMGYEVENRAYAMGNIQKNFQVADYLLYPNDYMKEKMLNAYHLNNTYQGKVLCEGYPRNAVFYQNDRIQKVRKELKLTNQQVIVYMPTWRGTLTETNNTEQIEACACNFALLDKLLKNNQVFYVKFHVFLQNSFDFTQYSHIKPFPKEYETYDFLNAADVLVTDYSSVFFDFANTRKKIILFTYDRKDYLDERGLYIPINSLPFPQAENVTELNEELNRPKEYDEADFLRTYCTYDNMNAANRIARHVFLQQKVCKEEKARENGKQNILIYCSNLAKNGITTSMLNLIHLVDREKANYFFFFKQNQFAKTPTRLSVVPPNTGIMPLCGSTIEWTWLEAVLHKLYFRLHIDSKFIQKHMNSLYQREYDKRFHNVRIDKVVHFTGYAPDITLYLQQAKAPKVIFVHNDMYEEYKEKQNFDLNILKHAFESYNKIIAVSDATRISIKKIGNFMDKVEVLQNAHNVDGIIEKANLPFIMEEETELSVPYEEFTSMLEGDSMKFITIGRFSPEKGHIKLMSAFNQFHKKHPGTKLIIIGGYGVLHQKTVEYSKKLDCAKDIYIVKSTSNPFTILKRCHLFLLPSDREPLGLVLLEADTLGIPIVATNIPGSGDFIREHKGYLVENSENGLLKGMNEFIEGKVKPLNISFTQYNQSIVNQFEELISVNESEK
- a CDS encoding polysaccharide pyruvyl transferase family protein, whose translation is MKVGIITISSAHNYGCMLQAWGLQEYVKKLGYEVDIINLRLDCIDNLYKPLNLYKGLVKAKRFRKLRAFLWQNLKTKGIRAKRKYLKFEAFIAKQLHTTTCYRSYQELVDAKVGDAYDILITGSDQVWNGAITGGLNRAFFLDFTNKPVRKISFASSVGKTVLKDYEKDFFQHYLENFDAIAVREESAKEMLSTLTNKSIDVVVDPTLLLEGSDFDNLKKRPNYNRGYILVHVINADSMVRPIAEKLSKLTGLPVIHNRSDKRYSNELGRFDDAGVEEFLGLIEQAAYVVTNSFHATVFAIIYRRKFFTIPHEKYPERMVHLLSMLELSNYLVKDVQDIPTNLNGLDYHYDKVYELLDIQRKHSQNILRNELENESTYSTIYK
- a CDS encoding DUF1538 domain-containing protein, which translates into the protein MNTNFLLKIKESISAVLPITILVLVLNFTIVPMSTGTLLMFLVGALMLILGMGLFTLGADISMMVMGEKIGSFLAHSRKIWVLIPITFLMGVLITIAEPDLQVLARQTPGVPDPVLIWAVALGVGIFLIAAFLRTLLQIRLSYILIVLYSIVFILAAFAPNNFIAVAFDSGGVTTGPITVPFIMALGIGMAAVRTDKASQEDSFGMVALCSVGPILAVLLLGIFYHPTGSEYSVIKTAESNSFAYIIKEFLHHFPDYMKEVAIALSPILIFFLVFQATVLKIPVKPLIKIMIGLLYTYLGLVLFLTGVNVGFMPAGYFIGGEIISGNYSWLLIPLGMVIGFVIVAAEPAVHVLNKQVEEISEGNITGKSMLLSLSIGVAISVGLAMLRVSTGLSIWYLVVPGYLLAVIMTFFVPPIFTSIAFDSGGVASGPMTATFLLPMAMGACNAVGGDMLLDAFGIVAMVAMTPLITIQALGLLYRFKTKRSQILETASEPGIGEFIFYDLDEYEEDFIDMSADNDTIEGEGTKVI
- a CDS encoding P-II family nitrogen regulator, whose product is MEGIKPKILKKKLLVAIIDSIQEKQLTDIYLENHLPLNVVTHGHGTASSEMLDYLGLGETKKSLTISVISEDKISFILGLLAQKLHFEQPGKGVAFTLPISCISSIITSMDVENMANPSAGSVCEEKSMKKERKHELILIIVNQGYADQTMEAAKKAGANGGTVVHARGLGDAEAAKFLEITVQPEKELILILTNREDKMKIMESVNLEVGLTTQGKGIMFSLPVDETVGIGADM